A single window of Jiangella alkaliphila DNA harbors:
- the mshB gene encoding N-acetyl-1-D-myo-inositol-2-amino-2-deoxy-alpha-D-glucopyranoside deacetylase, translating into MPVELPDRRMLLVHAHPDDESIGTGATMARYAAEGAHVTLVTCTQGEQGEIVLPELAHLAPEHDDALGPHRAGELADAMAQLKVADHRFLGGPGRYRDSGMVWGADGRRAVAPDQLDARAFWSADLREAADHLVAVIREVRPQVLVTYDEHGGYGHPDHIQAHRVATYARDLAAVRSYRTDLGPAWDVPKVYWTATPREVLQEALTALRERGGAGFDNLASADDFGYVVDLADVDAVIDGSDHLDAKMAAMRAHATQIDVHWPYFTLSDNVGQPIWAQEYFRLAHGRRGPADPGTAVETDLFAGVGP; encoded by the coding sequence ATGCCCGTCGAGCTTCCCGACCGCCGGATGTTGCTGGTGCACGCCCACCCCGACGACGAGTCCATCGGCACCGGCGCCACCATGGCCCGCTACGCCGCCGAAGGCGCCCACGTCACGCTCGTCACCTGCACACAGGGCGAGCAGGGCGAGATCGTGCTGCCCGAGCTGGCGCACCTCGCGCCCGAGCACGACGACGCTCTGGGGCCGCACCGGGCCGGCGAGCTCGCCGACGCCATGGCGCAGCTGAAGGTGGCCGATCACCGGTTCCTGGGTGGTCCGGGCCGGTACCGCGACTCCGGCATGGTGTGGGGCGCGGACGGCCGCCGCGCGGTGGCGCCCGACCAGCTCGACGCGCGGGCCTTCTGGTCCGCCGACCTCCGCGAGGCGGCCGACCACCTCGTCGCTGTCATCCGCGAGGTCCGGCCGCAGGTGCTGGTCACCTACGACGAGCACGGCGGCTACGGGCATCCCGATCACATCCAGGCGCACCGGGTGGCCACCTACGCGCGCGACCTCGCCGCCGTCCGCTCCTACCGCACCGACCTCGGCCCTGCCTGGGATGTCCCAAAGGTGTACTGGACGGCCACGCCCCGCGAGGTGCTGCAGGAGGCGCTGACGGCGCTGCGCGAGCGCGGCGGCGCCGGCTTCGATAACCTCGCCTCGGCCGACGACTTCGGCTATGTCGTCGACCTCGCCGATGTCGACGCCGTCATCGACGGCTCCGATCACCTGGACGCGAAAATGGCGGCCATGCGGGCGCACGCCACGCAGATCGACGTGCATTGGCCGTACTTCACCCTCTCCGACAACGTCGGGCAGCCCATCTGGGCGCAGGAGTACTTCCGGCTGGCGCACGGCCGCCGCGGGCCGGCCGACCCCGGCACCGCCGTCGAGACCGACCTCTTCGCCGGCGTCGGGCCGTGA
- a CDS encoding DUF6113 family protein, producing the protein MTVAPGAAPSVTPSSRAAGPSRRGRVLSALAVAGLGLVAVAVAVAGSYLHRWASPAGIVLAVGGAVGVGILARVCARSRFGLAVIAMLWLVPVLVLSGQPAGADRVILNDEHGLVFLFGGTVGLAVVLGRGVEARSTRRVT; encoded by the coding sequence GTGACCGTCGCACCCGGTGCGGCGCCGTCCGTCACGCCGTCCAGCCGGGCCGCTGGTCCGTCGCGGCGCGGCCGGGTGCTCTCCGCCCTCGCCGTCGCGGGCCTCGGCCTGGTCGCTGTGGCGGTCGCCGTCGCCGGGTCGTACCTGCATCGATGGGCCAGCCCGGCCGGCATCGTGCTGGCCGTCGGCGGGGCGGTGGGCGTCGGGATCCTGGCGCGGGTGTGCGCGCGCAGCCGCTTCGGGCTGGCCGTCATCGCGATGCTGTGGCTGGTGCCGGTTCTCGTGCTGTCGGGGCAGCCGGCGGGCGCCGACCGCGTCATCCTGAACGACGAGCACGGCCTGGTGTTCCTCTTCGGCGGTACGGTCGGTCTGGCCGTGGTACTCGGTCGCGGCGTCGAGGCGAGATCGACTCGACGAGTGACGTAG
- a CDS encoding VanW family protein: MTDNPPGRGGAAAASTDRGDAVGAEPGRPADGSAVTSAADPIEPSGNASADPATETNGTPARPASAEGERSGAAAGGGGAPVRRTQIAASAAALAEKRAAKARAAADAQTAAAAQTAAAAQAAAEARAAAEARARETAEAQAREAAAQARKTARPAGDAPAADPGVRAVTPPPRVIDARPSAMRSADARPSGEPQRPETSRRPLDDRRTETPRDATPTRQAEAPPAAGDDAPSLPARQRPTSAPLGAASLQPSMLPPIQAEPRAAGAMQARPAADEARFAATAQAFSGAQAARARARAAEQAEAATRRDAEEQRAGAPANGSAAAQRPAPGRSNVKDRDGQASAEEDGQRYEEPRVVQDARAAKTRGGSTAAATAATAGVAAAAAAGSGVGGGGAGGGADDGGSRSAADRPSADRPADSARPEAAQADDARRAQWGPPDAAERGRAETPEPSRPVDSRPADDARRAQWGPPDAAERGRAETPEPSRPDTGEQDRPATTEPSRSEAARAAEQNRAEGAGAAAQGSAEGAGATEQGRSESNRTAERAPEAADTADATEATEAAPAAEPARPRPEPGVRAAGIYTAPGRGDADQPTQALGFGDAPTLPGSAMPAILAAALAADGAAATPTSTPDTSAPEADPTAGRASRRQQQRSFGQAATAAALKENAGKRGDGNGNGGDDSGGNDDDGAGSGGRNKVKLAALVVAGVVVVLGIGYGIAYAVAGGSLARGATVAGIEVGGMSPEEAEEALTAQLPALVDQPFHLIIGDEETSFEVVPSAAGMTVDVAATIDEVPGGSANPVSLFRALLGGDETTPVPAIDRPTLEAALTEIAAQADIEPVNGAVAFDGGEVVTSEPQPGRAVNLDATIERLQGAFFGAESSLPVGDVQLAIDEVQPAVSTDEVQRAVAEFAEPAMSAPVTVVAGEESVELPAELVGQALTMAPDDAGTLQPAIDGALLTEVARDLLTEVGQEGRDATVTIEGGEPVVVPAERGMGIAPETLSAAVLPVLTAEGDAREAAVELTEVDPELTTAAAEELGVTEVVAEFTTRFPHADYRNVNIGTAAERIDNTLLLPGDEFSLNGIVGERTEANGFTTGTIIDGGRLEESLGGGVSQVATTTFHAAFLAGLEDVEHWPHSIYFDRYPIGQEATVAWGSKDMRFANDTPYGVVVDTTFTPSTSGNQGTLNVKIWSTEYFQVETSVSERSNYTSPQTIYDTSDNCSAQGGSQGFSITSYRQVLDPDGNLVKDEADPWTYNPNHRVICGPDPGEDNGQGGGDSDEE; this comes from the coding sequence GTGACCGACAACCCACCTGGCCGGGGCGGTGCCGCGGCCGCATCCACTGACCGTGGCGACGCGGTCGGCGCCGAGCCCGGCCGGCCCGCCGACGGGTCGGCGGTGACGTCTGCGGCCGACCCTATCGAGCCGTCCGGCAACGCATCGGCCGACCCCGCCACTGAGACGAACGGCACACCCGCCCGACCGGCCTCCGCCGAGGGTGAGCGTTCCGGCGCTGCCGCGGGCGGGGGTGGTGCGCCGGTGCGGCGCACCCAGATCGCCGCGTCGGCGGCCGCGCTCGCCGAGAAGCGGGCGGCCAAGGCTCGCGCGGCGGCGGACGCCCAGACCGCCGCTGCTGCTCAGACCGCCGCGGCGGCTCAGGCGGCCGCGGAGGCTCGGGCCGCCGCCGAGGCTCGGGCCCGCGAGACGGCCGAGGCTCAGGCTCGTGAGGCGGCGGCTCAGGCCCGTAAGACGGCTCGGCCCGCCGGGGACGCCCCTGCGGCGGATCCGGGCGTCAGGGCCGTCACGCCGCCGCCGCGGGTCATCGACGCGCGCCCGAGCGCGATGCGCTCCGCCGACGCCCGTCCGTCCGGCGAGCCCCAGCGGCCGGAGACCAGCCGCCGTCCGCTCGACGACCGTCGTACCGAGACTCCCCGCGATGCGACGCCGACCCGCCAGGCTGAGGCGCCTCCCGCTGCCGGCGACGACGCTCCGTCGTTGCCCGCCCGCCAGCGCCCGACGTCGGCGCCGCTCGGCGCGGCCTCGCTGCAGCCGTCGATGCTGCCGCCGATCCAGGCCGAGCCACGTGCCGCCGGTGCGATGCAGGCCCGCCCCGCCGCCGACGAAGCGCGGTTCGCCGCCACGGCGCAGGCGTTCTCCGGCGCCCAGGCTGCCCGTGCCCGGGCCCGCGCCGCCGAGCAGGCCGAGGCCGCCACCCGCCGCGACGCGGAGGAGCAGCGGGCGGGTGCCCCGGCGAACGGATCCGCCGCGGCGCAGCGTCCCGCGCCCGGCCGCTCGAACGTCAAGGACCGCGACGGTCAGGCCTCTGCCGAGGAGGACGGCCAGCGCTACGAGGAGCCCCGCGTCGTGCAGGACGCCCGTGCGGCCAAGACCCGCGGCGGCTCCACTGCTGCCGCGACGGCCGCCACGGCTGGGGTCGCCGCGGCCGCTGCCGCTGGTAGTGGTGTTGGTGGTGGCGGCGCTGGTGGTGGCGCCGACGACGGCGGGTCCCGGTCCGCCGCGGACCGGCCCAGCGCCGATCGGCCGGCCGACTCGGCCCGGCCCGAGGCGGCGCAGGCCGACGACGCTCGCCGGGCGCAGTGGGGTCCGCCGGATGCGGCCGAGCGGGGCCGTGCGGAGACGCCCGAGCCGAGCCGGCCCGTCGACTCCCGACCGGCCGACGACGCTCGCCGGGCGCAGTGGGGACCGCCGGACGCGGCCGAGCGGGGCCGTGCGGAGACGCCCGAGCCGAGCCGGCCGGATACCGGCGAGCAGGATCGGCCGGCGACAACCGAGCCGAGCCGCTCCGAGGCCGCCCGTGCCGCCGAGCAGAACCGTGCTGAGGGCGCCGGCGCCGCCGCGCAGGGCAGCGCTGAGGGTGCCGGTGCCACGGAGCAGGGCCGCTCCGAGAGCAACCGCACCGCCGAGCGAGCCCCCGAGGCCGCCGACACCGCCGACGCCACGGAGGCGACCGAGGCCGCCCCTGCCGCCGAGCCGGCCCGGCCGCGGCCGGAGCCCGGCGTGCGTGCGGCCGGCATCTACACCGCTCCGGGCCGCGGCGACGCCGACCAGCCGACCCAGGCGCTCGGCTTCGGCGACGCCCCGACGTTGCCGGGCTCGGCCATGCCCGCGATCCTCGCCGCGGCCCTGGCCGCCGACGGCGCCGCGGCCACGCCCACGTCCACCCCCGACACATCCGCCCCCGAAGCCGACCCGACGGCCGGCCGGGCCTCCAGGCGGCAGCAGCAGCGTTCCTTCGGCCAGGCCGCCACCGCGGCCGCCTTGAAGGAGAACGCCGGCAAGCGCGGCGACGGCAACGGCAACGGCGGCGACGACAGCGGCGGCAACGACGACGACGGCGCGGGCTCCGGCGGCCGCAACAAGGTCAAGCTGGCGGCGCTCGTCGTGGCCGGCGTCGTCGTGGTGCTGGGCATCGGCTACGGCATCGCCTACGCCGTGGCCGGCGGCTCGCTGGCCCGGGGCGCGACGGTCGCGGGCATCGAGGTCGGCGGCATGTCGCCGGAGGAGGCCGAGGAGGCGCTCACCGCGCAGCTGCCGGCCCTCGTCGACCAGCCCTTCCATCTGATCATCGGCGACGAGGAGACCTCGTTCGAGGTGGTCCCGTCGGCGGCGGGCATGACGGTCGACGTCGCGGCGACGATCGACGAGGTGCCGGGCGGCAGCGCCAACCCGGTCTCGCTGTTCCGGGCGCTGCTCGGCGGCGACGAGACCACGCCGGTCCCGGCCATCGACCGGCCTACGCTCGAGGCCGCGCTCACCGAGATCGCCGCGCAGGCCGACATCGAGCCGGTGAACGGCGCGGTCGCGTTCGACGGCGGCGAGGTCGTCACCAGCGAGCCGCAGCCGGGCCGCGCGGTCAACCTCGACGCCACCATCGAGCGGCTCCAGGGCGCGTTCTTCGGCGCCGAGTCCAGCCTGCCCGTCGGCGACGTTCAGCTGGCCATCGACGAGGTGCAGCCGGCCGTCAGCACCGACGAGGTGCAGCGCGCCGTCGCCGAGTTCGCCGAGCCGGCGATGTCCGCCCCAGTGACGGTCGTCGCGGGCGAGGAGAGCGTCGAGCTGCCGGCCGAGCTCGTCGGCCAGGCGCTCACCATGGCCCCCGACGACGCCGGCACGCTGCAGCCCGCCATCGACGGCGCGCTGCTGACGGAGGTCGCGCGCGACCTGCTGACCGAGGTGGGCCAGGAGGGCCGCGACGCCACCGTCACCATCGAGGGCGGCGAGCCGGTCGTCGTGCCGGCCGAGCGCGGCATGGGCATCGCGCCCGAGACGCTGAGCGCCGCGGTGCTTCCGGTGCTGACGGCCGAGGGCGACGCGCGCGAGGCCGCCGTCGAGCTGACCGAGGTCGACCCCGAGCTGACGACGGCCGCGGCCGAGGAGCTCGGCGTCACCGAGGTGGTCGCGGAATTCACCACCCGGTTCCCGCACGCCGACTACCGCAACGTCAACATCGGCACGGCGGCCGAGCGCATCGACAACACGCTGCTGCTGCCCGGCGACGAGTTCAGCCTCAACGGCATCGTCGGCGAGCGCACCGAGGCCAACGGCTTCACCACCGGCACCATCATCGACGGCGGCCGGCTGGAGGAGTCCCTCGGCGGCGGCGTCTCGCAGGTGGCGACGACGACGTTCCACGCGGCCTTCCTGGCCGGTCTCGAGGACGTCGAGCACTGGCCGCACTCGATCTACTTCGACCGCTACCCGATCGGCCAGGAGGCCACGGTCGCCTGGGGGTCGAAGGACATGCGCTTCGCCAACGACACCCCGTACGGCGTCGTCGTCGACACCACCTTCACGCCGAGCACGTCCGGCAACCAGGGCACGCTCAACGTGAAGATCTGGAGCACGGAGTACTTCCAGGTCGAGACGTCGGTGTCGGAACGCTCCAACTACACGTCGCCGCAGACGATCTACGACACGTCCGACAACTGCTCCGCGCAGGGCGGCAGCCAGGGCTTCAGCATCACGTCGTACCGGCAGGTGCTCGACCCCGACGGCAACCTCGTCAAGGACGAGGCCGACCCGTGGACGTACAACCCGAACCACCGGGTCATCTGCGGGCCGGACCCGGGCGAGGACAACGGCCAGGGCGGCGGCGACAGCGACGAGGAGTGA
- a CDS encoding GNAT family N-acetyltransferase, whose protein sequence is MRQPSSSQNPSDLVGRRVVVRYRLHGDEFGATDVLGVLEAAGDVLRVRPSRGGDVVAVPAGDVVAVKEIPELTVTRRDVRDLEAAALRGWRALESEWSGGWLLRAAGGFTGRANSCLPLDDPGRPPADAVELVERWYRSRGLMPAFQVPEPLGRALGPVLDARGWPALEDRTFVMVAPVSVVRGSERAGLPPVRVDDRPDDDWLAGYHYRGGELPAHAVDVLVNTDTAGFASVDDDDGVRVAIARGAVTDAPSGRRWLGVTAVEVAPSARRRGLGGHIVAGLAAWADRLGATDVYLQVAEPNGAARATYRKAGFAEHHAYHYRRLR, encoded by the coding sequence ATGAGACAGCCCAGTTCGAGTCAGAACCCGTCCGACCTGGTCGGACGGCGTGTCGTGGTCCGGTACCGCCTGCACGGCGACGAGTTCGGCGCCACGGACGTGCTCGGCGTGCTCGAAGCCGCGGGCGACGTCCTGCGCGTACGGCCCTCGCGTGGCGGCGACGTGGTCGCGGTGCCGGCGGGCGACGTCGTCGCCGTCAAGGAGATCCCGGAGCTGACGGTGACCCGCCGCGACGTCCGCGACCTCGAGGCCGCGGCGCTGCGCGGCTGGCGGGCGCTGGAGTCGGAGTGGAGCGGCGGCTGGCTGCTGCGCGCCGCCGGCGGGTTCACCGGCCGGGCCAACTCGTGCCTGCCGCTGGACGACCCCGGGCGGCCGCCGGCCGACGCCGTCGAACTGGTCGAGCGGTGGTACCGGTCGCGCGGGCTGATGCCGGCCTTCCAGGTGCCCGAGCCGCTCGGCCGGGCGCTCGGACCGGTCCTGGACGCGCGCGGCTGGCCGGCGCTGGAGGACCGGACGTTCGTCATGGTGGCGCCGGTGTCCGTCGTGCGCGGCTCGGAGCGGGCCGGGCTGCCGCCGGTCCGGGTCGACGACCGCCCCGACGACGACTGGCTGGCCGGCTACCACTACCGGGGCGGCGAGCTGCCGGCACACGCCGTCGACGTGCTGGTCAACACCGACACCGCCGGGTTCGCGTCGGTGGACGACGACGACGGCGTGCGGGTCGCGATCGCGCGGGGCGCGGTCACCGACGCGCCGAGCGGACGACGCTGGCTCGGGGTGACGGCGGTCGAGGTGGCGCCGTCGGCCCGGCGGCGCGGGCTGGGCGGGCACATCGTCGCCGGGCTGGCGGCGTGGGCCGACCGGCTCGGCGCCACCGACGTGTACCTGCAGGTCGCCGAGCCGAACGGGGCCGCCCGGGCGACGTACCGCAAGGCCGGCTTCGCCGAGCACCACGCGTACCACTACCGCCGGCTGCGCTGA
- the fdxA gene encoding ferredoxin produces the protein MTYVIAQPCVDLKDLACVEECPVDCIYEGERMLYIHPDECVDCGACEPVCPVEAIFYEDDVPGEWKSYYTANVEFFDDLGSPGGAAKLGAIAKDHALIAALPPQEHEET, from the coding sequence GTGACGTACGTCATCGCGCAGCCTTGCGTCGACCTCAAGGACCTCGCCTGCGTCGAGGAGTGTCCGGTCGACTGCATCTACGAGGGCGAGCGGATGCTCTACATCCACCCGGATGAGTGCGTCGATTGCGGTGCGTGCGAACCGGTCTGCCCCGTCGAGGCGATCTTCTACGAAGACGACGTCCCCGGTGAGTGGAAGAGTTACTACACCGCCAACGTCGAGTTCTTCGACGACCTCGGCTCGCCGGGCGGCGCTGCCAAGCTGGGCGCCATCGCCAAGGACCATGCGCTGATCGCCGCACTGCCCCCGCAGGAGCACGAGGAGACCTGA
- the dapC gene encoding succinyldiaminopimelate transaminase → MPQRLQLPAFPWDALVPYAMRAAAHPDGIVDLSIGTPVDPTPEVVRRALAAAADAPGYPTTQGTPALREAAVRWLGRRAGAQGLDPGAVIPSIGSKELVAWLPTLLGLGPGDAVVFPELAYPTYDIGARLAGADPVASDSVTALGPRRVGLIWVNSPANPHGRVLPAAHLAKVVEWARERGAVVASDECYLELGWEERPVSVLDPAVNGGSLDGLLAVHSLSKRSNLAGYRAGFVAGDPALVRQVLEVRKQGGFMVPTPVQAAMVAALDDDAHVDVQRERYARRRDVLRAALVEAGFRIDDSTAGLYLWATLDEPCWDTVDRLAGRGILVAPGSFYGATGGSHVRIALTATDERVDAAVKRLLS, encoded by the coding sequence GTGCCTCAGCGGCTTCAGCTGCCCGCCTTCCCCTGGGACGCCCTCGTCCCGTACGCGATGCGCGCGGCGGCGCATCCCGACGGCATCGTCGACCTCTCCATCGGCACGCCGGTCGACCCGACGCCCGAGGTGGTCCGTCGCGCGCTCGCCGCGGCGGCGGACGCCCCGGGCTACCCGACGACGCAGGGCACGCCCGCGCTGCGTGAGGCGGCCGTGCGCTGGCTCGGCCGGCGGGCCGGCGCCCAGGGCCTCGACCCCGGCGCCGTCATCCCGAGCATCGGCTCGAAGGAACTGGTGGCCTGGCTGCCGACGCTGCTCGGCCTGGGCCCGGGCGACGCCGTCGTGTTCCCGGAGCTCGCCTACCCGACGTACGACATCGGCGCCCGGCTGGCGGGGGCCGACCCGGTCGCCAGCGACTCCGTCACGGCGCTCGGGCCGCGCCGGGTGGGGCTGATCTGGGTGAACTCGCCGGCCAACCCGCACGGCCGGGTTCTGCCGGCGGCGCATCTGGCCAAGGTGGTCGAGTGGGCGCGCGAGCGCGGCGCCGTCGTCGCCTCCGACGAGTGCTATCTCGAGCTGGGCTGGGAGGAGCGGCCGGTCTCGGTCCTCGACCCCGCCGTCAACGGCGGCTCGCTCGACGGCCTGCTGGCGGTGCACTCGCTGTCGAAGCGGTCCAACCTGGCCGGGTACCGGGCCGGGTTCGTCGCGGGTGACCCCGCGCTGGTCCGTCAGGTGCTCGAGGTGCGCAAGCAGGGCGGGTTCATGGTGCCGACGCCGGTGCAGGCCGCCATGGTGGCCGCCCTCGACGACGACGCCCACGTCGACGTGCAGCGCGAACGCTACGCCCGCCGCCGCGACGTGCTGCGGGCGGCGCTGGTCGAGGCCGGGTTCCGCATCGACGACTCCACCGCCGGCCTGTACCTGTGGGCGACCCTCGACGAGCCGTGCTGGGACACCGTCGACCGGCTGGCCGGCCGCGGCATCCTGGTCGCGCCGGGCTCGTTCTACGGCGCCACCGGCGGCTCGCACGTCCGCATCGCCCTGACGGCGACCGACGAGCGCGTCGACGCCGCCGTCAAGCGCCTGCTCAGCTGA
- a CDS encoding gamma-glutamyltransferase family protein — protein sequence MTGSPGGVVATSHTLSTRAGVQILQAGGNAVDAAIAACAVQGVVAPETCGVGGDLFALVHLPGHSTPLALNSSGRAGSGVDAAALRAAGLDEIPRAHPAAIPVPGCVDGWATLSSRLGKLGLAAVLEPAVRLASEGFPANDELVAAFRASAASLAGVEAAAPMLAASRGATVVRSQLAATLRLVADGGRAAFYEGAPGRAISAAVDGVITADDLRHDQADWVDPLSVDVWGSTGWTVPPNSQGYLGIGGCAVLERLGWADDPADPQSWHLQIEAQRALAADRDDLAVDPGRVPVPLDRLLDAARLDTVAASVDPGAARERHSAAPAAGGTAYLCVVDGDGMAVSLIQSNFHGIGSLVGAGAAGFLLHDRGRGFSLIPDHPGELAPGRRPLHTLSPSLWTRGERLAMVLGARGGHVQPQLVQQVAAFVLGAGLDPDEAQARPRWTIEPPEGPTGAPVPSGSRVRVEPDVPARVVDGLRRRGHEVVPVDGPQPGWGPVSVIQVDDAGWRLSARDPRVATTAVATA from the coding sequence ATGACGGGCAGTCCAGGCGGTGTCGTCGCGACGTCGCACACGCTGAGCACGCGCGCCGGCGTCCAGATCCTGCAGGCCGGCGGCAACGCCGTCGACGCCGCCATCGCCGCGTGCGCCGTCCAGGGCGTCGTCGCGCCGGAGACCTGCGGCGTCGGCGGCGACCTGTTCGCGCTGGTGCACCTGCCCGGCCACAGCACGCCACTGGCGCTGAACTCATCCGGCCGGGCGGGTTCCGGCGTCGACGCGGCGGCGCTGCGGGCGGCCGGGCTGGACGAGATCCCGCGCGCCCACCCGGCCGCGATCCCGGTGCCGGGCTGCGTCGACGGCTGGGCCACGCTGTCGTCGCGGCTGGGCAAGCTGGGGCTGGCGGCCGTGCTCGAGCCGGCCGTGCGGCTGGCGTCCGAGGGCTTCCCGGCCAACGACGAGCTGGTCGCGGCGTTCCGGGCCAGTGCCGCGTCGCTCGCCGGGGTCGAGGCCGCGGCACCGATGCTGGCGGCGTCGCGCGGCGCGACGGTGGTCCGGTCGCAGCTGGCCGCGACGTTGCGGCTGGTGGCCGACGGCGGCCGCGCGGCGTTCTACGAGGGCGCACCCGGCCGGGCCATCAGCGCCGCCGTCGACGGCGTCATCACCGCCGACGACCTGCGCCACGACCAGGCCGACTGGGTCGACCCGCTGTCCGTGGACGTGTGGGGCAGCACCGGCTGGACCGTCCCGCCGAACTCGCAGGGCTACCTCGGCATCGGCGGCTGCGCCGTGCTGGAGCGGCTCGGCTGGGCCGACGACCCCGCCGACCCGCAGTCCTGGCACCTGCAGATCGAGGCGCAGCGGGCGCTGGCCGCCGACCGCGACGACCTCGCCGTCGACCCCGGCCGGGTCCCGGTGCCGCTCGACCGCCTCCTCGACGCCGCCCGCCTGGACACCGTCGCCGCCTCCGTCGACCCCGGCGCGGCCCGCGAGCGGCACTCGGCCGCGCCGGCCGCCGGCGGCACCGCCTACCTGTGCGTCGTCGACGGCGACGGCATGGCCGTCTCGCTGATCCAGTCCAACTTCCACGGCATCGGGTCGCTGGTCGGCGCCGGAGCGGCCGGGTTCCTGCTGCACGACCGCGGCCGCGGCTTCTCGCTGATCCCGGACCACCCGGGCGAACTGGCGCCGGGCCGGCGGCCACTGCACACGCTGTCGCCGTCGCTGTGGACCCGCGGCGAGCGGCTGGCGATGGTCCTCGGCGCCCGCGGCGGCCACGTGCAGCCGCAGCTGGTGCAGCAGGTCGCCGCGTTCGTGCTGGGCGCCGGGCTGGACCCGGACGAGGCCCAGGCGCGGCCGCGGTGGACGATCGAGCCGCCCGAGGGCCCGACCGGCGCGCCGGTGCCGTCCGGTTCGCGGGTGCGGGTCGAGCCCGACGTGCCCGCCCGAGTCGTCGACGGCCTGCGCCGACGCGGCCACGAGGTCGTCCCGGTCGACGGCCCGCAGCCCGGCTGGGGCCCGGTCTCCGTCATCCAGGTCGACGACGCCGGCTGGCGGCTGTCCGCCCGCGATCCCCGGGTCGCGACGACGGCGGTCGCGACGGCCTGA